The Bacillus sp. NEB1478 genome contains the following window.
CCTGAAGATTGTGAAAGGCTCACCATTGAACAAAATGAAAAGAAAGTTTCGATTGCATTAGACATGGGTGTTTCTACAGGCAGCGCAGCTACGGCAACGGCTGTTAAAGTTCGTTCAAAAGTTTCACAATCAGTGTCTGTACACATTCCTCAGGATACGAAAAGACACATATTACGTAACTATTCATTATCCCATATTCAGCCTTACATCAATTTGCAGATGCTGTTAGGTCATCATCTTGGGATAAAAGGGAAGATATCAAGATTAATAGAAGAAAAAGACGAAAAAACACTGGAGATTAAATCCCTCGTTGATAATCTTCTAAAAGAAGCAAAAGAAAAAGATTTAATCAATCCATCTGCTATGTATCAGTTTTTCCCTGCGCAATCAGATGACGAAAGTGTAATCGTCTACGATCCAGCCGATCAAAAAACGATAATCGAACGATTTGACTTTCCTCGTCAAACAAAAGAACCGTATTTGTGTATAGCCGACTACCTTAAGTCAAAGGAGAGCGGGGAAATGGATTATGTTGGTTTCTTTTCTGTAACAGCAGGCACTGGTATACGTGAACTTGCACAGGAATTAAAGCAAGAAGGACGTTTTTTAGAAAGTCATGCACTGCAAGCATTAGCACTTGAAACAGCAGAAGGCTTTGCTGAACTCATTCATCAGCAAATGAGAGACCGATGGGGGTTCCCTGATTCTGTAGACTTTACAATGAGAGAGCGTTTTTCTGCACGATATCAAGGACAGCGTTTTTCTTTTGGTTACCCCGCATGTCCTGAACTTGAAGACCAGCAAAAACTATTTAAGCTGATTCAACCAGAGGATATCGGAATACAGCTAACAGACGGCTGCATGATGGAACCAGAAGCATCTGTTTCAGCTATCGTATTTGCACACCCAGAAGCTCGATATTTCAATGTGTTGAGTTAATAAAAAGAAAAAATAGCACAATTAATTTAAAAATCGCAACGGATTACCGTTGTGATTTTTCTTTGTAATTTTTGTTAAGTTGGAAAAACCTATTGACACACACAAGGTAATTCAATAAAATGAGAAACGAGATTGATAATCATTTTCAATTGAAAAATATTTACGATAAACGGTATTAAAGGAGGGCAAAGAGTATGTCCAGACTGTATGCTGAACATTTAAATATTGCTTATGGTGAAAGGGACATAGTAAAAGATCTTAACATCTCAATACCAGATGGGAAGATTACAACCATTATCGGTCCAAATGGCTGCGGAAAATCAACGGTTCTGAAAACGTTGTCGCGTATATTGAATCCGAAATCTGGAGTTGTTTACCTCGATGGTAAATCCGTAAGTAAAGAGTCTACAAAGAAAATTGCTCAAAAGATGGCTATCTTGCCTCAATCGCCAGATTCACCCGAAGGACTTACAGTTGGAGAACTTGTTTCTTATGGGAGATTTCCATACCAAAAGGGGTTTGGTAAACTTTCAAAAAAAGATTTTGAAGTGATTGACTGGACTCTTCATGTCACTGGAGTTTCTGAGTTTAAGGACCGGCCTGTTGATGCGCTTTCAGGTGGTCAGCGTCAGCGTGTATGGATTGCCATGGCTTTAGCACAAGAGACAGATATAATATTACTCGATGAACCGACTACATACTTGGATCTGTCTCATCAATTAGAGGTTCTTGAGTTATTGCACCAGCTGAACCGTGATCAAAAACGAACAATCGTAATGGTCATTCATGATTTGAATCATGCAGCGAGATTTGCTCATCATATGGTTGCGATGAAAGACGGAGCTGTTCTGAAAGAGGGAACAGCAGAAGAAGTGATGACACGTAATGTGCTTCGAAATGTTTTCAATATTGATGCCGAGATTGGTATAGATCCAAGAACAAGAAAACCAATATGTCTTACGTATGATCTTATTAAAAATGTTCAGCTTATAGAGAACCTGGCGTAATCTTTCGCCTTTTCTTTTTTATTATTAATTGAGAATGATTTTTATTTTCATATATTGGAGGATGTCAAAAATGAATAAACGTACAAAACAAATTTTACTTAGCTTTATGACTATGCTGTTAGTATTATTGCTTGCTGCGTGCGGTAATAAATCAGAAAACACAAGTACTGAGAAAAAAGAATCTAAGAAAGAAACAAGAATCTATAAAGGTGAAAAAGGAGATGTGGAAGTACCTGCTGAACCAAAACGTGTAGCGATGATGGCTGCCACGTACGCTGGTAACTTGCTAGATTTAGGAATTACACCAATCGCCGTAAACGAATATCCAAAGCAAAACAAATTCTATGGAAACAAACTGGACAATGCTGAAGTAGTTACAGCTGATTCTTATGAAAAGCTATTAGAACTAAACCCTGATTTAATCATTACATATTCGGATGACAAGAATATTAAGAAATATGAAGAAATTGCTCCAACTGCCACAATGACTTATGACAAATACGACTATAAAGAACAGCATATTGAAATCGGAAAAATAGTTGGCAAAGAAAAAGAAGCGAAAGCGTGGGTAAAAGAGTGGGAACAGAAAGCAGCAGATGCTAGCAAAAAAGTTAAAGACGCTATCGGTGAAGACAAGACATTCATGGTAATGGAAGCATACGGTAAAGATATGTATGTTTACGGTGAAAACTGGGGACGTGGAACAGAAGTCATCTACCAAGCTCTTGAACTAAAAGCACCTAAGAAACTAGAAGAAGATGTATTCGGTCCTGGCTGGAAAGCAATCTCTACAGAAGTGATCCCAACATACGCTGGAGATTATATCTTTGTCGGAACAGGTGCCGGCAATCCGGATAATTCATTCATGGAGTCAGATGTTTGGAAAGAGCTTCCTGCTGTTAAGAACGGAAATGCGATTAAATTTGATTCAGAATCCTTCTATTTCAATGATCCAATTTCTTTAGAAAAAGAATTAGATTTCATTGTAGAAAAGTTAACAAAAAAGAAATAATAATAGATTTATAAAGGAAATATGCCATGTTCAAAACAAAGACCAAGCTGATAAAAGAGAATAAAGTGTATTCGAGACCGGCAGTAGGCTCAGCCATTTTGTTGATTGGATTCGTACTACTGATTGTGAGTATTGGTCTTGCTATCTCAGTTGGAGCTGCCAAGATTAATTTTCTTACAGTATGGAATTCGATCTTAAATTATGATCCTAGTAGAGAGGCTGATCGTATTATCGTCAGCCTGCGATTACCGAGGGAACTCGGTGCGGCGATTGTCGGTGCTGCTTTCGCTGTCAGTGGAGCTATTATGCAGGGGATGACTCGAAATCCCCTTGCAGACCCTGGGTTGCTTGGTTTGAATGCAGGAGCGAGTTTAGCTCTTGCATGTGTGTTCGCTTTTAACGCAGAAGCAGACTATTTTTCAGTCATGATGATTTCCTTTATCGGCGCTGGAATTGGTGCAGGTATGGTATTCGGTTTAGGATCGATGAGCAGAGGCGGACTTTCTCCTATCACAATCACTTTGGCAGGTGCAGCTGTTTCTGCACTCCTTTCTTCTTTAGGCGAAGGATCAGCACTATATTTTAACCTTTCTCAAGACCTCGCCTTCTGGATAGCTGGAGGTGTTTCAGGTACAAATTGGATGCAGCTTAAGCTTATAGTACCGGTAGTCATTATAGGTATCATAATTGCAGTTGCCTTTTCAAGACAGCTTACAATTCTCAGCTTTGGAGAAGAGGTAGCTAAAGGACTAGGTCAGAGAACATTATTAACAAAAGTCATTCTAATGACAGTCGTGCTGGTTCTTGCAGGCGCAGCAGTATCACTTGTCGGAGCTATTGCGTTTATAGGATTGATGGTTCCGCATATAGTCCGATTTCTTGTTGGAACGGATTACCGTTGGATAATCCCATGTTCGGCCATTTTTGGCAGTGTGCTAATGGTGTTAGCGGATACGTTTGCTCGAACGATAAACGCTCCTTACGAAACACCAGTTGGAGCAGTAGTAGCCATGATTGGAGTTCCTTTCTTCCTTTATCTTGCAAGAAAAGGAGGAAGAAAACTATCATGATGAACGCAAACCAGATTAAGAGAAGAAGAGTAACTATTCTTATTGCGATCTTATTGCTTATAGCCATATTCATTATAAGTGTAGCCACAGGTTTTGCATCATTAACTCCTTCAGAACTGTTTAGAACTATAATTGGACATGGAACACCAAGAGAAAATTTAATACTCTTTGAATTTAGACTTCCAAGGATTTTAGTCGCAACCTTAGCTGGGATGGGACTCGCTGTTTCTGGTGCTATCCTTCAAAGTTTGACGAAGAATCCACTTTCTGAACCTGGAATTTTAGGAATTAATGCCGGTGCTGGTTTGATGGTTGTGGTATATATACTGTTTTTCACGGTTGAAACTACTAGGTTCATATATCTTCTTCCGCTATTTGCTTTGGCAGGCGGAATGGCAACTGCATCTGTCATCTATTTTATGTCTTACATAAAAGGGGAAGGGGTTGAGCCGACAAGACTTGTGCTTGTGGGAGTAGGCTTAGCTTCTGCATTATATGGTGCAACGTTGACTTTATCAACAAGATTAGATATGGAAGACTACTCGTTTATGGCCAATTGGATGGTGGGAAGAATATGGGGAGATGACTGGACGTTTGTACTTTCGTTATTACCTTGGATCCTCATATTAATTCCGCTCACAATTCTAAAGTCTAATGTGCTGAACACACTGAATCTTCATGAGAATGTATCGATTGGTGTCGGAGTCAATGTAGGAAGAGAACGTATAATCTTGATCATGATCGCCGTTGCGCTAGCTTCTGCATCTGTTGCCGTA
Protein-coding sequences here:
- a CDS encoding ABC transporter ATP-binding protein → MSRLYAEHLNIAYGERDIVKDLNISIPDGKITTIIGPNGCGKSTVLKTLSRILNPKSGVVYLDGKSVSKESTKKIAQKMAILPQSPDSPEGLTVGELVSYGRFPYQKGFGKLSKKDFEVIDWTLHVTGVSEFKDRPVDALSGGQRQRVWIAMALAQETDIILLDEPTTYLDLSHQLEVLELLHQLNRDQKRTIVMVIHDLNHAARFAHHMVAMKDGAVLKEGTAEEVMTRNVLRNVFNIDAEIGIDPRTRKPICLTYDLIKNVQLIENLA
- a CDS encoding iron-hydroxamate ABC transporter substrate-binding protein, with product MNKRTKQILLSFMTMLLVLLLAACGNKSENTSTEKKESKKETRIYKGEKGDVEVPAEPKRVAMMAATYAGNLLDLGITPIAVNEYPKQNKFYGNKLDNAEVVTADSYEKLLELNPDLIITYSDDKNIKKYEEIAPTATMTYDKYDYKEQHIEIGKIVGKEKEAKAWVKEWEQKAADASKKVKDAIGEDKTFMVMEAYGKDMYVYGENWGRGTEVIYQALELKAPKKLEEDVFGPGWKAISTEVIPTYAGDYIFVGTGAGNPDNSFMESDVWKELPAVKNGNAIKFDSESFYFNDPISLEKELDFIVEKLTKKK
- a CDS encoding iron ABC transporter permease, yielding MFKTKTKLIKENKVYSRPAVGSAILLIGFVLLIVSIGLAISVGAAKINFLTVWNSILNYDPSREADRIIVSLRLPRELGAAIVGAAFAVSGAIMQGMTRNPLADPGLLGLNAGASLALACVFAFNAEADYFSVMMISFIGAGIGAGMVFGLGSMSRGGLSPITITLAGAAVSALLSSLGEGSALYFNLSQDLAFWIAGGVSGTNWMQLKLIVPVVIIGIIIAVAFSRQLTILSFGEEVAKGLGQRTLLTKVILMTVVLVLAGAAVSLVGAIAFIGLMVPHIVRFLVGTDYRWIIPCSAIFGSVLMVLADTFARTINAPYETPVGAVVAMIGVPFFLYLARKGGRKLS
- a CDS encoding iron ABC transporter permease: MNANQIKRRRVTILIAILLLIAIFIISVATGFASLTPSELFRTIIGHGTPRENLILFEFRLPRILVATLAGMGLAVSGAILQSLTKNPLSEPGILGINAGAGLMVVVYILFFTVETTRFIYLLPLFALAGGMATASVIYFMSYIKGEGVEPTRLVLVGVGLASALYGATLTLSTRLDMEDYSFMANWMVGRIWGDDWTFVLSLLPWILILIPLTILKSNVLNTLNLHENVSIGVGVNVGRERIILIMIAVALASASVAVSGGIVFVGLMAPHIARSLVGPRHQASLPVAALIGGILLLTADTIGRVILDPSGIPAGIIVTIIGAPYFMYLLAKK